In Alphaproteobacteria bacterium, one DNA window encodes the following:
- a CDS encoding YbaB/EbfC family nucleoid-associated protein: MPSLTDLMKQAQAMQDRMQESQARLAETEIIGEAGGGMVKVILTGRHEAKKVQIDPKLFEGGEREILEDLLVAAFNDAHARIEAQTAGETEKMLGGLKLPPGFKMPF, encoded by the coding sequence ATGCCATCTCTGACAGACTTGATGAAGCAGGCTCAGGCCATGCAGGACCGTATGCAAGAATCTCAGGCTCGTCTAGCCGAGACCGAGATCATTGGCGAGGCGGGCGGTGGTATGGTTAAGGTCATCTTGACTGGCCGTCACGAGGCCAAGAAGGTCCAAATCGATCCTAAATTGTTCGAGGGTGGCGAGCGCGAGATTCTCGAAGATCTCTTGGTTGCTGCATTTAACGATGCCCATGCTCGAATCGAGGCGCAAACGGCGGGCGAGACGGAAAAAATGCTGGGTGGGCTGAAACTGCCGCCCGGTTTCAAAATGCCCTTTTGA
- a CDS encoding sigma-54-dependent Fis family transcriptional regulator: MSAHDILIVDDETDIRRSISGLLKDEGLSPREAAHSDEALTQIAARCPSMVLLDIWLQGSRMDGLELLRHLRQNHPGVPVVMISGHGNIETAVAAIKDGAYDFIEKPFKADRLLLVVSRAIEAAQLRRENEELRFRSGVVSALTGESEPIRRVRQAIEKVAPTGSRVMLAGPAGSGKEVAARALHLQSRRASGPFVVVNCAVLRPDRLEIELFGTEANSHGERRIGTLEQAHNGTLLLDEVADMPLETQGKVVRVLQEQCFVRVGGERRVDVDVRILASSNRDLQAEMTAGRFRQDLYYRLNVVPMVLPPLTQRREDIPTLARELMISAAQSAGLPVRELAADALVALQAYDWPGNVRQMRNVMDWLLVMAGGDPREAVRAEMLPPEVRMATPAVLRWDHGDEIMGLPLRDAREMFEREYLMAQVTRFGGNISRTASFVGMERSALHRKLKTLGVHGGMEKLN, translated from the coding sequence ATGTCGGCGCATGATATCTTGATTGTTGATGACGAGACCGATATTCGGCGCAGCATTTCGGGCTTGCTGAAGGATGAAGGCTTGTCTCCCCGTGAAGCCGCCCATTCCGATGAGGCATTGACCCAAATCGCTGCGCGCTGTCCCAGCATGGTTCTTCTGGATATTTGGCTGCAAGGCAGTCGGATGGACGGGTTAGAGCTGTTGCGCCATTTGCGTCAGAACCACCCAGGCGTGCCCGTGGTGATGATCAGCGGGCACGGCAATATTGAAACGGCGGTGGCGGCCATCAAGGACGGTGCCTATGATTTCATCGAAAAGCCGTTTAAGGCCGACAGGCTGTTGCTGGTTGTCAGTCGTGCTATTGAAGCGGCGCAATTGCGCCGCGAGAATGAGGAATTGCGTTTTCGCTCGGGTGTAGTCAGCGCACTGACGGGTGAATCTGAACCCATTCGCCGTGTGCGCCAAGCGATCGAAAAGGTTGCTCCGACTGGCAGCCGCGTGATGCTGGCGGGGCCTGCTGGATCCGGCAAAGAGGTCGCGGCTCGGGCCCTGCACTTGCAATCGCGCCGCGCGAGCGGCCCGTTCGTGGTGGTTAATTGCGCCGTGCTGCGTCCGGACAGGCTGGAGATTGAGCTGTTTGGCACAGAGGCCAATTCCCATGGCGAACGCCGTATCGGCACGTTAGAGCAGGCCCATAACGGCACCTTGCTGTTGGACGAAGTGGCCGACATGCCGCTTGAAACCCAAGGCAAAGTGGTGCGTGTGTTGCAAGAGCAATGCTTTGTGCGCGTGGGTGGCGAGCGGCGCGTGGATGTGGATGTGCGCATCCTGGCCTCCAGCAACCGCGATCTGCAGGCAGAGATGACGGCGGGTCGCTTCCGCCAGGACCTGTATTACCGTTTGAACGTGGTGCCGATGGTTCTGCCGCCATTGACCCAGCGCCGCGAGGATATTCCAACTCTGGCGCGCGAACTGATGATTAGCGCCGCGCAATCGGCTGGCCTGCCTGTACGTGAATTGGCTGCTGATGCCTTGGTTGCCCTACAGGCTTATGATTGGCCTGGCAATGTGCGCCAGATGCGCAATGTGATGGATTGGCTGTTGGTGATGGCCGGTGGCGACCCGCGCGAGGCCGTGCGCGCCGAGATGCTGCCGCCGGAAGTGCGTATGGCTACGCCCGCCGTGCTGCGCTGGGATCACGGCGATGAGATCATGGGACTTCCCTTGCGCGATGCGCGCGAAATGTTTGAACGTGAATATCTGATGGCTCAGGTCACCCGCTTTGGCGGCAATATCTCGCGCACCGCTAGCTTCGTAGGCATGGAACGCTCGGCCCTACACCGCAAGCTAAAAACGCTGGGCGTGCATGGCGGAATGGAAAAACTGAACTGA
- the dusB gene encoding tRNA dihydrouridine synthase DusB codes for MMVPAPQSLPPIVIGNVVISDPVLLAPMAGVTDQPFRRLVKRLGAGLVVSEMIASPALVRLHERTLRRGDFAPEESPAAVQIAGCEPEMMAQAARINEARGAQILDINFGCPAKKIVNGYAGSALMRDEIRAARILEAVVQAVRIPVTLKMRLGWDHNSLNAPNLARIAQECGIRMITVHGRTRCQFYNGQADWKAIRAVKEAVGLPVIANGDIMTPQDAAQALAESGANGVMIGRGAQGRPWFLGQVMGYLRTGQVPPDPTLAQRYELLMWHFEAMLSHHGTETGLRAARKHLAWFSKGLPDSARFRAAVTRLPEASAVRQFLREFYEPLLAEGTV; via the coding sequence ATGATGGTGCCTGCACCCCAATCTTTGCCGCCGATTGTGATCGGGAATGTCGTCATTTCCGACCCGGTCTTGCTTGCGCCCATGGCTGGCGTGACGGATCAACCCTTCCGCCGCCTGGTCAAGCGGTTGGGTGCGGGACTGGTGGTGTCGGAGATGATCGCAAGCCCGGCCTTGGTGCGTCTACATGAACGCACCTTGCGCCGTGGCGACTTCGCGCCCGAGGAAAGTCCCGCCGCCGTTCAGATCGCAGGATGCGAGCCGGAGATGATGGCCCAGGCCGCGCGGATCAACGAGGCGCGCGGAGCGCAGATTCTGGATATCAACTTTGGTTGTCCTGCCAAGAAGATCGTGAACGGTTACGCTGGGTCCGCCTTAATGCGTGATGAAATTCGCGCCGCTCGTATTTTGGAAGCGGTGGTGCAAGCGGTGCGAATTCCCGTGACGTTGAAGATGCGTTTGGGTTGGGACCACAATTCGCTCAATGCGCCGAACCTTGCGCGGATCGCCCAAGAATGCGGCATTCGCATGATCACCGTGCATGGCCGCACACGCTGCCAGTTCTATAACGGTCAAGCCGATTGGAAGGCCATCCGCGCCGTGAAGGAAGCCGTTGGTCTGCCCGTCATCGCCAATGGCGATATCATGACGCCCCAAGATGCCGCTCAGGCTTTGGCCGAATCCGGCGCTAATGGCGTGATGATCGGGCGCGGCGCGCAGGGAAGACCCTGGTTTCTTGGTCAAGTGATGGGATATTTGCGCACCGGCCAAGTTCCGCCTGATCCTACCTTGGCGCAACGCTATGAGTTGTTGATGTGGCATTTCGAAGCGATGCTGAGCCATCATGGCACCGAGACCGGCCTTCGCGCCGCGCGTAAGCATTTGGCGTGGTTCAGCAAAGGTCTCCCCGATTCGGCTCGCTTTCGCGCCGCTGTGACTCGTTTGCCCGAGGCTTCCGCCGTGCGTCAGTTCTTACGCGAATTCTACGAACCGCTTTTGGCGGAAGGGACAGTCTAA
- a CDS encoding hydrogenase 4 subunit B, whose protein sequence is MNALASSLTALAVASLFGFIGRSDTRRTEVVSAMAHGVCALACALMMAMAGMVLLDPDFARYCTLTLPLGLASGGTHFAMDTLSAFFLILVNGVGVIASLFGIGYAAHEKNKGQLLIFYPLFLLAMNMVLLASDAFAFLLSWEAMSLASWLLVLVQHHEAQNRRAAQVYLIMASLGTLALLLAIGLIAVAVPGEGFAMNPSFGDLAYGAGQLGSWATAAVVVLVLAGAGSKAGLAPTHAWLPLAHPAAPSHVSALMSGAMTKIALYALLRFLFIILPQAPAWSGWALLIMGLFSAGLGVLQSLMQNDGKKVLAFSTVENVGLIAAALGMALVHKAGGHAGAAILPLLAAMILMANHAAVKALLFCGAGAVLHATGERDMNKLGGLIHRMPTTALFVLMGCASMAALPFLGGLPGEWRLFHVFFEMARSSAWTMQIGGVFAAAFLALVAALAVAGMVRFFGMIFLGRARSEAAASAHEGTVSMKLALALPVILTLVLGLATPQFEALVAPVVAMLLDGVTPGSPTVSMGAYIALAVFLAFVATLVMLAVVRALWVNRAVRGGQPWACGQGDPGALAQYSPSGFSQPLRRVFNDLIYHSHEKVRMPPPSDISAAKLEFQMNDRVWDAIYRPIGQAVAWLSDHAEKLERITLRPNLVLMFGALILLLLIVWGLGA, encoded by the coding sequence ATGAACGCACTCGCATCGAGTTTGACGGCCCTGGCGGTCGCTTCGCTTTTTGGCTTTATAGGCCGTTCCGATACACGCAGGACCGAGGTTGTTTCCGCGATGGCGCACGGCGTGTGCGCCTTGGCATGCGCGCTGATGATGGCCATGGCCGGCATGGTTCTTTTGGACCCTGATTTCGCTCGGTATTGCACACTGACCTTGCCGTTGGGTCTGGCCAGCGGCGGCACCCATTTCGCCATGGACACCTTGTCGGCTTTCTTTTTGATCCTGGTCAATGGCGTGGGCGTGATCGCCAGCCTGTTCGGGATCGGCTATGCCGCGCATGAGAAAAACAAAGGCCAGTTGCTGATCTTCTATCCCTTGTTCTTGTTGGCCATGAATATGGTGTTATTGGCCAGCGATGCCTTTGCCTTTTTGCTGTCTTGGGAGGCCATGTCGTTGGCGTCGTGGTTGTTGGTTCTGGTGCAGCATCACGAAGCGCAAAACCGCCGCGCGGCGCAGGTCTATTTGATCATGGCCAGCCTGGGCACTTTGGCGCTGCTATTGGCCATCGGATTGATCGCGGTCGCGGTGCCGGGCGAAGGGTTCGCCATGAATCCCAGCTTTGGGGATTTGGCCTATGGCGCGGGACAGCTGGGCAGCTGGGCTACCGCCGCCGTTGTTGTGCTGGTACTGGCTGGCGCGGGTTCCAAGGCGGGGTTGGCTCCCACGCATGCCTGGTTGCCTTTGGCGCATCCGGCCGCGCCAAGCCATGTCTCGGCCCTGATGAGCGGCGCGATGACCAAAATCGCGCTTTATGCCCTGCTTCGTTTTCTGTTCATCATCCTGCCGCAAGCTCCCGCATGGAGCGGCTGGGCCTTGTTGATCATGGGCCTCTTCAGCGCGGGATTGGGTGTGCTGCAATCTCTGATGCAGAACGATGGGAAAAAAGTGCTGGCCTTTTCGACGGTCGAGAATGTGGGCCTGATCGCCGCCGCCTTGGGCATGGCCTTGGTCCATAAGGCCGGCGGGCATGCGGGCGCGGCCATCTTGCCTTTGCTGGCCGCGATGATCTTGATGGCCAATCATGCGGCGGTCAAAGCCTTGCTGTTCTGCGGCGCGGGTGCCGTGCTGCATGCCACGGGCGAACGCGACATGAACAAGCTGGGCGGCCTGATCCACCGCATGCCGACCACGGCCTTGTTCGTGCTGATGGGATGCGCGTCGATGGCGGCACTGCCTTTTCTGGGCGGCTTGCCCGGAGAATGGCGCTTGTTCCATGTGTTCTTCGAGATGGCGCGCAGTTCGGCCTGGACGATGCAAATCGGCGGCGTCTTTGCCGCAGCCTTCTTGGCCTTGGTGGCCGCCCTGGCCGTGGCCGGGATGGTACGCTTTTTCGGCATGATCTTTCTGGGCCGCGCGCGCAGCGAGGCCGCCGCATCGGCGCATGAAGGCACCGTGTCGATGAAATTGGCCTTGGCCTTGCCGGTGATCCTGACCTTGGTCCTGGGGCTTGCCACCCCGCAATTCGAGGCGCTTGTTGCCCCGGTTGTGGCGATGCTGCTGGACGGCGTGACTCCCGGTTCGCCCACAGTAAGCATGGGGGCATATATAGCCTTGGCTGTGTTCCTGGCCTTTGTGGCGACATTGGTCATGCTTGCGGTGGTGCGCGCGCTGTGGGTCAACCGCGCCGTGCGCGGCGGCCAGCCTTGGGCCTGCGGTCAGGGCGATCCGGGCGCGTTGGCGCAATACAGCCCTTCGGGTTTTTCACAACCCCTGCGCCGCGTGTTCAATGACCTGATCTATCACAGCCATGAAAAGGTACGGATGCCGCCGCCTTCGGACATCTCTGCCGCGAAGTTGGAATTCCAGATGAATGACCGGGTATGGGATGCGATCTATCGCCCGATTGGCCAGGCCGTGGCATGGTTGTCGGATCATGCCGAAAAGCTGGAACGCATCACCTTGCGGCCCAATCTGGTTCTGATGTTCGGAGCCTTGATCCTGTTGTTGTTGATCGTATGGGGGTTAGGAGCATGA
- a CDS encoding NADH-quinone oxidoreductase subunit H produces the protein MSSIAAQILHGILILALAPLLTGYIRWLKARMTSRRGAPIWQPYRDIARLLRKEACVADAASWIFRAAPYVGFAAIFVACLMVPMIATDLPAHRMGDLLIVLSLLAMARFWTALAGLDIGTAFGGLGASRDLMIASLAEPALCVLILVCSLITGSTMPGHIAEHMIAGGLHVQISLLFLFLSLSMVAVAENGRVPIDNPATHLELTMVHEAMVLEYSGRHLALIEVTRMMKLVLYIGLIGALFFPYGMVSGPIADPLAVLNAVGAWIIKLLLAGFAVAMLESSIAKMRVFRVPEYLGAAILFALLAGCFVFLFNHGGVS, from the coding sequence ATGAGCAGCATCGCGGCTCAAATCCTGCATGGGATTCTGATCTTGGCGCTGGCACCGCTGTTGACGGGCTATATCCGCTGGCTGAAGGCGCGCATGACGTCGCGCCGGGGCGCGCCGATATGGCAGCCTTATCGGGATATCGCGCGTCTGTTGCGTAAGGAAGCCTGCGTCGCCGATGCCGCGTCATGGATATTCCGCGCAGCCCCCTATGTAGGTTTTGCGGCGATTTTCGTGGCTTGTTTGATGGTGCCGATGATCGCAACCGACTTGCCCGCGCATCGCATGGGCGATTTGTTGATCGTTTTATCCTTATTGGCCATGGCGCGTTTCTGGACGGCCTTGGCTGGCCTGGACATCGGCACGGCCTTTGGCGGTCTGGGTGCCAGCCGCGACCTGATGATCGCAAGCTTGGCCGAACCGGCCTTGTGCGTGCTGATCCTGGTTTGCTCGCTGATCACCGGCAGCACCATGCCGGGACATATTGCCGAGCATATGATCGCCGGCGGCCTGCATGTGCAAATCTCTCTGCTGTTCTTGTTCCTGTCGCTCAGCATGGTGGCCGTGGCTGAAAACGGGCGTGTGCCGATCGACAATCCGGCCACGCATCTTGAGCTGACCATGGTTCATGAGGCCATGGTGCTGGAATATTCGGGCCGTCATCTGGCGCTGATCGAAGTGACGCGCATGATGAAGCTGGTTTTGTATATCGGCTTGATCGGCGCGTTGTTCTTTCCCTATGGCATGGTGTCCGGCCCCATAGCCGATCCGCTGGCCGTCTTGAACGCCGTGGGGGCCTGGATCATCAAGCTATTGCTGGCGGGCTTTGCCGTGGCAATGCTGGAGTCCAGCATCGCCAAGATGCGCGTTTTCCGCGTGCCGGAATATCTGGGCGCGGCCATTTTGTTTGCCCTGTTGGCCGGGTGTTTCGTGTTTCTCTTTAATCACGGAGGCGTATCGTGA
- a CDS encoding HAMP domain-containing protein: protein MWSWRVRLVDTLAVALAIAALVAGLATYAALTRTPPFGDDPATVTVLLTIDVVLLLLLGVLVTRRAIVLLIRRRRGLAGSRLHLRVVWIFSLLAAAPAGLMATFAAVFLFLGMQTWFDHQVRTAVSESLAVAEAYLQEHKQNIRGDALAMANDLNRQAARLSSEPALLSEAVEAQGMLRNLTEVLIFDANGRILARSGLTFSLEFEPIADDALEKARQGDVVLMVGEGENRVRALVQLDAFGDTFLFVGRAVEPRVLSHMSRTQSAVQNYQALEGKRHGLQLTASLIFIVVALLVLMAAIWAGLHFATRLMAPVSALIDAAEQVRAGNLEVRVPEDLSAGEDELASLSRSFNRMTGQLGDLVAAQRKAAWSDVARRIAHEIKNPLTPIQLSAERLRRRYLKEITSDPETFQTCIDTIIRHVEDIGRMVEEFSAFARMPAPMMRQQDLAPVLKETVFLLSSARPNIKMSQTLPDESVSLFCDGRQIAQALTNLLKNACEAIDARPEDPSPPLGEITVTLSQDAYEVTLSIADNGKGLPHEERARLTEPYVTTRAKGTGLGLAIVKKIAEDHSGRLMMTDRVQGQPSLGARVDLVLPKGQTRDEKLLREVGGHANVGA, encoded by the coding sequence ATGTGGTCTTGGCGCGTGCGCCTGGTGGATACGCTGGCCGTCGCCTTGGCTATTGCCGCTTTGGTGGCGGGGCTGGCCACTTATGCCGCCTTGACCCGTACGCCGCCTTTTGGAGACGACCCGGCCACCGTGACAGTGTTGTTGACCATCGACGTGGTCTTGCTGTTGCTGCTGGGCGTTCTGGTCACGCGCCGTGCCATTGTGTTGTTGATCCGCCGCCGTCGCGGGTTGGCCGGATCGCGGCTGCATTTGCGTGTGGTGTGGATATTCAGTCTGCTGGCGGCGGCACCCGCAGGGTTGATGGCGACCTTCGCGGCCGTGTTCTTGTTTCTTGGCATGCAAACTTGGTTTGACCACCAGGTGCGCACGGCGGTTAGCGAATCTCTGGCCGTGGCCGAGGCGTATCTCCAAGAACATAAGCAAAATATCCGTGGCGACGCGCTGGCCATGGCCAATGACCTGAATCGCCAGGCCGCGCGCCTTAGCTCGGAACCAGCTTTGCTTAGCGAAGCCGTCGAAGCGCAAGGCATGCTGCGCAATCTGACCGAGGTGCTGATCTTCGACGCCAATGGCCGCATCCTGGCGCGATCGGGCCTGACTTTTTCTCTGGAGTTCGAGCCAATCGCCGATGATGCGCTCGAAAAAGCCCGTCAGGGCGACGTGGTTTTGATGGTAGGGGAGGGAGAGAATCGGGTCCGCGCCCTGGTGCAGCTGGATGCTTTTGGCGATACTTTCCTGTTTGTAGGGCGCGCGGTCGAGCCGCGTGTGCTGAGCCATATGAGCCGGACTCAAAGCGCTGTACAAAATTATCAGGCTCTTGAGGGTAAACGTCATGGCCTGCAATTGACGGCATCTCTGATCTTCATTGTCGTGGCCTTGTTGGTGCTGATGGCGGCAATTTGGGCGGGTCTGCATTTTGCCACGCGTTTGATGGCACCGGTCAGCGCGTTGATCGACGCGGCCGAACAGGTACGCGCGGGCAATCTGGAAGTCCGCGTGCCCGAAGACCTATCGGCGGGAGAGGATGAATTGGCCTCTTTGTCGAGATCCTTTAACCGCATGACCGGTCAGTTGGGGGACTTGGTAGCCGCCCAGCGTAAGGCCGCATGGTCTGACGTGGCGCGGCGCATCGCGCACGAGATCAAAAACCCCTTGACCCCCATTCAGCTGTCGGCTGAGCGTTTGCGCCGCCGCTATCTCAAGGAAATCACCAGCGATCCCGAGACCTTCCAAACCTGCATCGACACCATTATCCGTCATGTCGAGGATATCGGGCGGATGGTCGAAGAGTTTTCGGCTTTCGCGCGTATGCCGGCCCCGATGATGCGCCAGCAGGATTTGGCTCCCGTTTTGAAGGAAACGGTATTTTTGTTGTCCTCGGCGCGTCCCAACATCAAAATGAGTCAGACCCTGCCTGACGAGTCCGTCTCGTTATTCTGCGATGGTCGGCAGATCGCCCAGGCATTAACCAATCTTCTCAAGAACGCCTGTGAAGCCATTGATGCGCGGCCCGAAGACCCATCGCCTCCGCTTGGCGAGATTACCGTCACATTAAGCCAAGATGCATATGAGGTGACGCTATCGATTGCCGATAACGGAAAGGGACTGCCTCACGAAGAGCGCGCCCGGTTGACCGAGCCTTATGTGACGACCCGCGCCAAAGGCACGGGACTAGGATTGGCCATTGTCAAAAAAATTGCCGAGGATCATAGTGGGCGCCTGATGATGACGGATCGTGTGCAAGGCCAGCCTTCGTTGGGCGCGCGTGTTGATCTTGTCCTGCCAAAAGGGCAGACTAGGGACGAAAAATTACTGCGGGAGGTGGGGGGCCATGCGAATGTCGGCGCATGA
- a CDS encoding hydrogenase-4 component E, which produces MIPLADSVNIANLFGALALLMSFAMLYQRRLGSMLALFSVQSMMVAALAFWMAALKNAPDLFITGAITMLLKGGLVPLLLMVYITKLDVRREVQPAYRMGWTIALALALVTLSILISGSAMAGSNVLERNMLALGLSLVLMGFLTMIVRHNAVCQVIGFISIENGMLLAVIGAGGMPMIIELSIALAVFFSFIIFGIFFFHIRERFDTLDIRYIDAYRRDRE; this is translated from the coding sequence GTGATTCCTTTGGCCGATTCCGTCAATATCGCGAATTTATTTGGCGCGTTGGCGCTGTTGATGAGCTTTGCCATGCTCTATCAGCGGCGCTTGGGATCGATGCTGGCCTTATTCTCGGTGCAGTCGATGATGGTCGCCGCCCTGGCCTTTTGGATGGCGGCTCTGAAAAACGCGCCGGATTTGTTTATCACCGGGGCCATCACCATGCTGCTTAAAGGCGGTTTGGTTCCCTTGTTGCTGATGGTCTATATCACCAAGCTTGACGTGCGGCGCGAGGTACAACCGGCCTATCGCATGGGGTGGACGATTGCCTTGGCCCTGGCCCTGGTCACATTGTCGATCCTGATCTCTGGCTCGGCCATGGCGGGAAGCAATGTTTTGGAACGCAATATGTTGGCGTTGGGCCTGTCCCTAGTGCTGATGGGCTTTTTGACCATGATCGTGCGGCATAACGCCGTGTGCCAGGTCATCGGCTTTATCTCGATTGAGAACGGCATGTTGCTGGCCGTGATCGGTGCCGGCGGCATGCCGATGATCATCGAGCTGTCGATCGCCCTGGCGGTCTTCTTCAGCTTCATCATCTTTGGCATCTTCTTCTTCCACATCCGCGAGCGTTTCGACACGCTCGACATCCGTTACATCGACGCCTATCGCAGGGACCGCGAATGA
- a CDS encoding hydrogenase 4 subunit F, with amino-acid sequence MTAHMPHPAFMVAAVPLVAAFGLFFVGSYRMAAGINILSCLLTFICSILLVLEPGPSSTFFILDSLNTPFVVLTAFVAFTTSLFSYAYMKHEIESGLLTEHRLRRYHVFYQMFLASMLLALQANNIGLIWAALEVATLSTVLVLTISRTPAAIEAGWKYFILCGVGIVLALFGTALVLLGTQSVGGEGLAAMSWDQIQPLAARINPRLLDIAYVFLLIGYGTKAGLAPLHAWLPDAHSEGPSPLSAMLSGLLLNVALYVLLRFKMVFAANPDTLAPGPLLIIMGLASVFLAALALYRRRDAKRMLAYSSIEHMGIAAFAFGIGGAAANFAGMLHMLGHSLIKSALFCIAGLARIARGSNQVDAMNGLVRTNPVIGWTFLAGIIAIAGLPPFLLFNTEFLIIKATVAASPALAVVFLLGLLLAVSALIGFAQVVAFGEPPAPDHHAHKHAHVPGWAIWPAVLHLLLAVALAVAMPGFLNTWLSAIAPRLG; translated from the coding sequence ATGACGGCGCATATGCCTCATCCAGCCTTTATGGTCGCCGCCGTGCCTTTGGTGGCCGCTTTTGGCTTGTTCTTTGTCGGCTCGTATCGCATGGCAGCGGGGATCAATATCCTGTCCTGCCTGCTGACGTTCATCTGTTCGATCCTGTTGGTTCTTGAGCCGGGGCCGTCCAGTACGTTCTTTATTCTCGACTCGTTGAACACGCCCTTTGTGGTTCTGACCGCCTTTGTGGCTTTCACGACCTCTCTGTTCAGTTATGCCTATATGAAGCATGAGATCGAGTCCGGTTTACTGACCGAGCATCGCCTAAGACGCTATCATGTGTTCTATCAGATGTTTCTGGCCTCGATGCTGTTGGCCTTGCAGGCGAACAATATCGGCCTGATCTGGGCGGCTTTGGAAGTGGCCACCTTATCCACGGTTCTGGTGCTGACCATCTCGCGCACGCCGGCGGCGATTGAGGCCGGATGGAAATACTTTATCCTATGCGGCGTTGGAATCGTCCTGGCCCTGTTCGGCACGGCCTTGGTCCTGCTGGGCACGCAAAGCGTGGGCGGCGAGGGTTTGGCGGCCATGTCGTGGGATCAAATCCAGCCACTGGCCGCGCGAATCAATCCGCGTCTTTTGGATATCGCCTATGTGTTCTTGTTGATCGGCTATGGCACCAAGGCGGGCTTGGCACCGCTGCATGCATGGCTGCCGGACGCGCATAGCGAAGGCCCCTCCCCTCTTTCGGCGATGCTTTCAGGCTTGTTGCTGAATGTGGCCTTATATGTGCTGCTGCGCTTTAAGATGGTCTTTGCCGCCAATCCCGATACGTTGGCACCGGGGCCGTTGCTGATCATCATGGGGTTAGCCTCGGTCTTCTTGGCCGCTTTGGCCTTGTATCGCCGCCGCGACGCCAAGCGCATGCTGGCCTACTCTTCAATCGAGCATATGGGTATCGCGGCATTTGCCTTTGGCATCGGCGGCGCGGCGGCCAATTTCGCGGGCATGCTGCACATGCTGGGCCACAGCCTGATCAAATCCGCCTTGTTTTGCATCGCGGGGCTGGCGCGTATCGCGCGCGGCAGCAATCAGGTGGATGCGATGAACGGGTTGGTCCGGACGAATCCGGTGATCGGTTGGACGTTCCTGGCCGGTATCATCGCCATCGCGGGATTGCCTCCCTTTCTGTTGTTCAATACCGAGTTCCTCATCATCAAGGCCACCGTGGCCGCATCCCCTGCCTTGGCCGTGGTGTTCTTGCTGGGATTGTTGTTGGCTGTCAGCGCCTTGATCGGTTTCGCCCAGGTGGTCGCCTTTGGCGAGCCGCCCGCACCTGATCACCATGCGCATAAGCACGCGCATGTGCCGGGTTGGGCCATCTGGCCTGCGGTGCTGCATCTGCTGTTGGCCGTGGCCTTGGCCGTGGCGATGCCTGGCTTCTTGAACACCTGGCTTAGCGCCATTGCTCCTCGATTGGGATAA